TTGCCGATAAAATCGTATGTTTCCCAATACCGGACAACGCGAGCATACCGTTCTTCACCAATCATTCCGGGAACGGCCAGAACAAACACGGAGTCACCAAGCTTTTTGGTTTTCTCCACGAGCGGACTGTCAGGATAGTTCTCAATAAGATCTTGAGCGGCCGTCAGTGCTTCGGGATACTTCTTGTTGAAGGCGTACCACATGGCAAGCTTAAGTTGGGCAATAGGTGCCAACGGACTGTCAGGATGCTTGGCAACGATCTCTTTATAGACTCGCTGCGGATTAAGATTGTACGGCCGATCAAAGACATCCACCATTTCATGCATAGCCGGATCATCGTAAATACCCTCTTCGGCCAAGCGCATCTTGGCGATCAACCCACCTTCTTCATCGGGATAATTGGAGACGACCTTCTCATAAATCTGCTTGGCAGGTTCTTTCAAACCAAGACGAATATAGATATCACCGATCCGGGCTAGGACAACGTCTGCACCATCGGCATCAGGATTGAGATTGTAATACGTGAAATAATGATTCTTGGCAGCCTGCCACTTCTTGATTTCCATCTCCACTGAACCGGCAAGACGCAGGAATTCCATGTTTTCCATGTAGTAATCCGGCCACCGTTTGTCGATGTAATCAACAATCTGATAGGCTTGATCGAGGAATCCGGTCCTATTGAGAGAATCCGCCAGATAATAGGCAGCCTGCTTGACCAGTTGATGTTCAGGGTAGGTCTGGATGAGGTACTGGAACTGATCCGCAGCCTTTTTGAACTCGCCCTTCTTGTAATAATATTCACCCCAATAATAACTTATGGACGGGATATTATCGTCGTCAGGATACTTTTCCTGCAAAATCTTAAAATAAGCGCGAGCCTCAGGGAAATTCCCCACCTGCAGATTCAACAGACCAAGGTTGAGCAGTGCACGCGGCACCCTACTGGAACGCAGGTTCGCGTTCATGGCCTCGATGAACGCCTGGGCAACCTCATCAAACTTCCCGGACAAATTGTCAGAGTTAAGCTGCTTTTTGATGTCAGCCACGGCATACAATGTTTCCTCGCGAACATCATCAGGCACATTGGGCTGCTTTAAAATCCCTTCGTATATGGGCAGCGCTGCTGCCAGTGAACCGTTGAACATCAAAGACTGTGCTTCATAAAGCTGGTTCCTGATTTCTTCTTCGTGAGCCTTTGCCTGCTCTTCTGGAGTCAATTCAGGCTGCTGCGTCCCCTCGCCGTCTGGTTGAGCTGTCTGCTCGCCTTCGACCACAGGTGCAGGCTGTTCGACTTGTGCTGTTTCAGCGGACACCACATCTTCCCTCTTTGCCTGCTCGGCCTGAGACGCTTCAAGAGTCTGCTCGACCTGAGCCGTCTCTTCCGGCGTGGGAGCCGGCGGAGGGGCACCCTCAACCACCATGGGCGGCGGTGTCACAGCGCCTCCAACCTGTCCCTGTCCTGAAATCTCAGCAGGTTGCATAGGAGTTGGAGGCGGCGAAACCGCACCACCAGTCTGCCCTTGACCAGACAATTCCGTCGGCGGCGGAGTAACGGCATTGCCTACCTGACCTGCACCGGAAACCTCTGACGGTCGGACAACAGTGCCGCCGGCTTGTGACGGTTGAGAAGTCCCAGTCCCCTGCCCTGCACCGACAATCGGCGAACGCCCTGCATTATCACCAGCCAGTTCGGCAAACTTCACTTGCTCTGCCGTCTGATTCACGGCCCTGAAACGCAATGCATTGGATGGAGGGTAAACACCGGTTTCCACTTCACGCGGCGGTTCAGGAACATTAGGCTGAATCTGTTGCACAGGTTCGGCAGGAAGAGTCGCTTCAACCGGCATTGCCGACTGAGGTTTTTCTGTCATTTGCGAGGTTGGCGCTTCAGGCGCAGCCACCTCGTTTCGTACGGAATAGGGAACAGCAAAAAATGGTTTTTTCTCACCGTTTGCATTCGGTATCGCTGGTTTGCCCTCGCTAGGGGCGACAGGCGTTGTCGCTTGGACCACCTGCTTGGGTGGAGTAGAAACCGGAGTCGATTTTGCTTCAGGTGCAGTTTCCGGCAAAGGCTTGGAGGCTACTTTGGGTGCCGGCTTGGGTGTCGACTTGGGTGTAAGCTCGGGCCTATCCTTCGCGGGTTTCCACCGAGCTCCGATAGGGTCACGGAAAATTTGCAACATGAATGCCGGCTTGCCTGGGATGGGAAGACGAATATACCCGAACCCACTCGTTCTGGTCTTGAGCGTCACTCCTTTGTCGGTGGAAACAATGGATTCCACCAACTTGCCGGGAAAGGTCTTCATGCCAGGTTTCGCTTCCTTGCCCCATATCCCGGAAGGCAGAGAAACGGTCAGCTCCTGCGTTCCGGTTCTGACCACGAAAACATCGGGCAACCCACCTGAATCAAATGAGAAAGTAAGTTTGTCTGAATCTCCAAGGGATTGAAAATTCACACGCAATGCGTGAGCCGGATTGACAAGAATCAATCCTGTGAAAAGGACCGTTACAACGGTCCAAAATATTTTTTTGTCGCTTTTCACTGTCACGTCAGCCAGTTATGCAATTGTCATGCAACCCAGCCAGCCAACACCCGGCCAGGCACTCCAGATTTACAGTAAATCCCTTTTTTTCAATTTCTCGATCAACGTGGTCCGCTTGATGCCGACCAGTTCTGCAGCCTTGTTCTTGATCCCATCGGAATGTTCCAGAGCCTCGGCCAGAAGACGGCCTTCGATAGCCTCCAGAAATTCCTTGAGTTTGAGATCCTTGTCCTTCATGTCTTTGAGCGTCGGCCACGCAAAGCCAATTGGGGCGACAGGCTGAACAACTTCAACTTTTCTCAGTGGTCGCTCACCAATATCTTCAAAAATTTTGGCTGGAAGATCTTCCGGCAGTATCTCCAATCCTTCACACAGAATGGAGAGCCGCTCCATGAAGTTTTCCAATTCGCGAACATTGCCGGGCCAGGAATAGGTCAAAAGCATTTCCTGGGCTTTTGGGGAAAGCGTAAGTTTTTTTCGTTCCTTACTCGTGCAGTGACTTCTCAGGAAGTGCTCTGCCAGCAACAGGATATCATTACCACGCTTTCTCAAGGCAGGCAGACGCAGGGGGATGACGTTAAGACGGTAGAACAGATCCTCACGGAACCGTCCTGCCGCAACTTCGTCTTCCAGGTCACGGTTCGTGGCTGCTACGACACGAACGTCAACCTTCTTGATACTGGTACCGCCCACACGCTCAATTTCCTTCTCC
The genomic region above belongs to uncultured Pseudodesulfovibrio sp. and contains:
- a CDS encoding tetratricopeptide repeat protein, yielding MKSDKKIFWTVVTVLFTGLILVNPAHALRVNFQSLGDSDKLTFSFDSGGLPDVFVVRTGTQELTVSLPSGIWGKEAKPGMKTFPGKLVESIVSTDKGVTLKTRTSGFGYIRLPIPGKPAFMLQIFRDPIGARWKPAKDRPELTPKSTPKPAPKVASKPLPETAPEAKSTPVSTPPKQVVQATTPVAPSEGKPAIPNANGEKKPFFAVPYSVRNEVAAPEAPTSQMTEKPQSAMPVEATLPAEPVQQIQPNVPEPPREVETGVYPPSNALRFRAVNQTAEQVKFAELAGDNAGRSPIVGAGQGTGTSQPSQAGGTVVRPSEVSGAGQVGNAVTPPPTELSGQGQTGGAVSPPPTPMQPAEISGQGQVGGAVTPPPMVVEGAPPPAPTPEETAQVEQTLEASQAEQAKREDVVSAETAQVEQPAPVVEGEQTAQPDGEGTQQPELTPEEQAKAHEEEIRNQLYEAQSLMFNGSLAAALPIYEGILKQPNVPDDVREETLYAVADIKKQLNSDNLSGKFDEVAQAFIEAMNANLRSSRVPRALLNLGLLNLQVGNFPEARAYFKILQEKYPDDDNIPSISYYWGEYYYKKGEFKKAADQFQYLIQTYPEHQLVKQAAYYLADSLNRTGFLDQAYQIVDYIDKRWPDYYMENMEFLRLAGSVEMEIKKWQAAKNHYFTYYNLNPDADGADVVLARIGDIYIRLGLKEPAKQIYEKVVSNYPDEEGGLIAKMRLAEEGIYDDPAMHEMVDVFDRPYNLNPQRVYKEIVAKHPDSPLAPIAQLKLAMWYAFNKKYPEALTAAQDLIENYPDSPLVEKTKKLGDSVFVLAVPGMIGEERYARVVRYWETYDFIGKEGSKVDDKTKLAIATSYWKIGQPEKALELIEPFLQEKQIPGVSDDALGLAVNIHLDQLNWKKIADLVTMAKKNWKLKPAQQKQLEYARAMSMQNLGNVKEAMPMWAELAKDASVDPAFRAYAMYYMAKDAMQRQDLRRVFVYAQEALSLLLQTDGDPEKIKDTVLMSIYATERSGRYDEALKWAKEYDRYIEVDNPEWASTRFKLARIYRKAGAMEEWKQLLGDIIEKKPDTLQAQLAKSALDTYELEQKASKYQPVP
- a CDS encoding sigma-54 dependent transcriptional regulator, with the protein product MALNLTGIIGNSPALAEVFKVLGKVAPTDSTVLVTGESGTGKELLVRALHQNSDRHNKPFVPINCGAIPKELLESELFGHEKGAFTHAIRSRPGRFELADGGTIFLDEIGEMDLSLQVKILRALQEKEIERVGGTSIKKVDVRVVAATNRDLEDEVAAGRFREDLFYRLNVIPLRLPALRKRGNDILLLAEHFLRSHCTSKERKKLTLSPKAQEMLLTYSWPGNVRELENFMERLSILCEGLEILPEDLPAKIFEDIGERPLRKVEVVQPVAPIGFAWPTLKDMKDKDLKLKEFLEAIEGRLLAEALEHSDGIKNKAAELVGIKRTTLIEKLKKRDLL